DNA from Macadamia integrifolia cultivar HAES 741 chromosome 12, SCU_Mint_v3, whole genome shotgun sequence:
AGACAGAGAGTAAGAGAAAACAAGAATTACAAACAGGCATTCAAATCTGACGGTAAACATCAGAGAACTCTGATGCATAATTCAAACCAAACCACATTACAAGCTCAACTcaaaagaataataacaataataataacctAAGAAcagcataaaaaataaataaatgaaaagaaatattctCAGAATTTAGGAAAAATGATGACATAAATGTAGAAGTTTCAAATGTTACTTACTTGTGATCATCCCAACCCACCATAGAGGTTCCAAAAGATAAGAATACCCACCAACACCTACAGAAACAACACAACCCAAAGAAACCCATTagagaaaatcagaagaaagaaacaacccagtaaaaaaaaatctaaattttatccaaaattgaaccaaatctcACCTGCTCTGACTCCAGAAGCAGCAGCTGCTCGTTTCAGACCTTTCTTCTTAATAATGAAACTTGCTCCTATAAACGCACTAGAGCTAATAGCCAAAACGAAACCTATCAGATTGTCTTTAGAAAAACCCATCTCTAatgttcttcccttcttcttctccttttttctattcATCGAAATTCCTATGACATTCTCTCCTCGCTGATCTCCTCTCTATGTCGCCGACCGTCGGGAACGaaggttggaggaagaagaagaacgagaagaaTGCTTGcctgagatgggtttttcggaagTTCAGATATGGGTTCTGGCTTCTCTCCTCGCTgatctcctctctctgtcgCCGACCGTCGGGAACGaaggttggaggaagaagaagaacgagaccTGAGACGGTTTTGGCTTCTCTCCTCTGCTCTCCTCTTTCTGTCGCGGACCGTCGGGAACGATTGTTTCAACAGATATTATTTTGAAACGAAACCCACCGACAGAACAGGGAGCGGGGTGTTTCGCCAAATCGctgttttttcgttttttataGTAAAggtcaaaaagaaagaaataggtCAGAAAAGGAGGGGAAGTAGTATTAGTAAAGgtcaaaaggaaagaaacaggTAAGAAAAGGGGGGTATGGACTATGGAGAGGTGTTTTCCTTGTGCATCCTTTACTAGTTGATATTAACGACCAACAATGGAGGGTATGGACTATGGAGAGGTGTTTTCCTTGTCCATCCTTTACTAGTTGATATTAACGACCAACAATGGGAGAAGCAAGTATGAAAAGCTAAACACAGAATTGTCTACGTAATCATCACGTGTTACATATAACATCAATTTGACAAAGGCGGTTAGTAAGAAGCAAGTAGTATTT
Protein-coding regions in this window:
- the LOC122058348 gene encoding probable magnesium transporter NIPA3, with protein sequence MNRKKEKKKGRTLEMGFSKDNLIGFVLAISSSAFIGASFIIKKKGLKRAAAASGVRAGVGGYSYLLEPLWWVGMITREAFEVAAEGILIGLAETKRA